The following are encoded in a window of Castanea sativa cultivar Marrone di Chiusa Pesio chromosome 5, ASM4071231v1 genomic DNA:
- the LOC142637341 gene encoding receptor-like protein 4 has protein sequence MHFEASMLRFLLLWLLVFCTAFSSSSARPPPFAMRISCGARDNVHTPPTNTLWYKDFAYTGGIPANATRTSFITPPLKTLRYFPLSGGPENCYNLNNVPKGHYSVRMFFGLVNQTNFDSEPLFDVSVEGTQICSLQSGWSAQDEKAFAEAIVFLLDGTASFCFHSTGHGDPTILSIEILQVDENAYYFGPQWGQGIVLRTATRLSCGTGQSKFGTDYSGDVWGGDRFWKFMKTFGQNSDRPRSTESSIKQASLSPNFYPEGLYQSALVSTDNQPELTYAMDVEPNRNYSIWLHFAEIDSSVTGVGQRVFDILINSDVTFQDVDVIKMSGGRYAALVLNTTVAISGRTLTITLKPKSGSHAIINAIEVFEVIIAESKTSPEEVIALQTLKNALSLPLRLGWNGDPCVPQEHPWSGADCHFDSNSSKWFIDGLGLDNQGLRGFLPDDISKLSHLQSINLSGNMIHGAIPSSLGTIASLEILDLSYNFFNGSIPESLGQLTSLQILNLNGNSLSGRVPAALGGRLLHRASFNFTDNAGLCGIPGLRTCGPHLSAGAKVGIALGALLLLLLIGICSMCWWKRRQNILRAQQLAARDAPYAKARTHLSRDIQMTRPHNNYGHSRTAAENGPSLLS, from the exons ATGCATTTCGAAGCTTCGATGCTCAGATTTCTTCTGCTATGGCTGCTCGTTTTCTGCACCGCTTTCTCTTCGTCTTCAGCTCGACCTC CACCATTTGCCATGCGGATAAGCTGTGGAGCTCGTGATAATGTTCACACACCGCCAACCAATACACTTTGGTATAAGGATTTTGCATATACAGGAGGGATACCTGCTAATGCAACACGTACAAGCTTCATCACTCCCCCTCTTAAAACACTTCGCTACTTTCCCCTATCTGGAGGTCCTGAAAATTGCTACAACCTTAATAATGTGCCAAAGGGACACTATTCAGTCAGGATGTTCTTTGGATTGGTTAACCAAACCAATTTTGACAGCGAACCTCTATTCGATGTCTCTGTCGAAGGAACTCAGATTTGTTCTTTGCAGTCAGGTTGGAGCGCCCAGGATGAAAAAGCATTTGCTGAAGCCATTGTGTTTCTTTTAGATGGCACTGCCTCTTTCTGCTTCCATAGCACTGGTCATGGAGACCCAACAATTCTTTCAATTGAAATTCTTCAAGTTGATGAGAATGCATACTATTTTGGTCCACAGTGGGGTCAAGGAATAGTGCTTAGAACTGCCACAAGACTGAGTTGTGGTACAGGGCAGTCAAAGTTCGGTACTGATTATAGTGGTGATGTATGGGGTGGGGATAGATTTTGGAAATTCATGAAAACTTTTGGTCAGAATTCTGATCGGCCTAGATCTACTGAAAGTAGCATAAAGCAGGCTTCACTTTCTCCAAACTTCTATCCAGAAGGTCTTTATCAGTCAGCACTTGTTAGTACTGATAATCAGCCTGAATTGACATATGCAATGGATGTGGAGCCCAATCGGAACTACTCAATTTGGTTACACTTTGCAGAAATTGATTCTTCAGTGACTGGCGTAGGGCAAAGGGTATTTGACATCCTGATAAATAGCGATGTTACATTTCAAGATGTAGACGTTATCAAAATGAGCGGTGGTCGTTATGCAGCTCTTGTTCTTAATACAACTGTTGCAATTAGTGGAAGGACCTTGACAATAACCTTGAAGCCTAAAAGTGGTAGTCATGCCATTATTAATGCCATTGAGGTTTTTGAGGTTATCATAGCAGAGTCCAAAACCTCGCCAGAAGAAG TTATTGCTCTACAGACTTTGAAGAATGCGTTGAGCCTTCCTCTTCGGCTTGGATGGAATGGTGATCCATGTGTTCCCCAAGAACACCCTTGGAGTGGAGCAGATTGCCATTTTGACAGCAACAGCAGCAAATGGTTCATCGATGGACT TGGTCTTGACAACCAAGGTCTGAGGGGTTTCTTACCTGATGACATATCCAAGCTAAGTCATCTACAGAGCAT AAATTTGAGTGGAAACATGATTCATGGGGCCATTCCTTCCTCACTTGGAACAATAGCTAGCTTAGAAATATT GGACCTGTCCTACAATTTCTTTAACGGATCAATTCCTGAAAGCCTGGGACAGTTGACATCATTACAGATACT AAATCTTAATGGCAACTCATTGTCTGGAAGAGTCCCTGCTGCACTAGGAGGAAGGCTTTTGCATAGAGCTAGCTTCAA TTTTACAGATAATGCTGGTCTTTGTGGTATACCTGGACTGCGTACATGTGGGCCCCACCTTTCTGCTGGTGCAAAGGTTGGCATTGCTTTAGGTGCATTGTTGTTATTACTACTCATTGGCATCTGTTCAATGTGTTGGTGGAAAAGACGGCAAAATATCCTCCGAGCACAGCAGCTTGCCG cACGAGATGCCCCCTATGCGAAGGCAAGGACACATTTATCACGTGATATCCAGATGACAAGGCCACATAATAATTATGGTCATTCTCGGACTGCGGCTGAGAATGGGCCTAGTTTGCTGTCATGA